The Chryseobacterium nakagawai genome has a segment encoding these proteins:
- a CDS encoding GNAT family N-acetyltransferase codes for MASIIINKASAEDIDIIQKLGVQTFSETFSEDNTEEAMEKYLKESFNIEKVTSELKNPDSHFYIAWEEDDPVGYLKVNSGKAQTELQDDTSLEIERIYVKKSHHGKKIGQLLYDQALKTAQHFKKSYLWLGVWEENLRALHFYKKNGFVEFDKHIFRLGDEEQTDLMMKKTLE; via the coding sequence ATGGCGTCAATTATCATCAATAAAGCCTCTGCTGAAGATATAGATATTATCCAGAAGCTTGGTGTCCAGACATTTTCTGAAACTTTTTCAGAAGACAATACGGAAGAAGCCATGGAAAAATACCTTAAAGAAAGCTTCAATATTGAAAAAGTAACCTCTGAACTTAAGAATCCTGATTCTCATTTTTATATTGCCTGGGAAGAAGATGATCCGGTAGGTTATCTGAAAGTGAATTCCGGTAAAGCGCAGACCGAATTACAAGATGATACCAGCCTTGAAATTGAACGAATCTATGTAAAGAAAAGCCATCATGGTAAAAAAATTGGACAGCTTCTTTACGATCAGGCATTGAAAACCGCTCAACATTTCAAAAAATCATATCTGTGGCTGGGAGTTTGGGAAGAAAACCTGAGAGCCTTACATTTCTACAAAAAGAACGGCTTTGTTGAGTTTGATAAACACATTTTCAGGCTTGGAGATGAAGAACAAACAGATCTGATGATGAAGAAAACTCTGGAGTAA
- a CDS encoding Crp/Fnr family transcriptional regulator gives MNNSEFLKQINTYYPLSKQTTAALIEICSEEHFQKNELLLESGSMARYYYFIKSGLIGYYTTDEEGNNIYKIFFEENSFVASTSAIIKNEPSDFSIIALEDCSVIKYPTKAFRELLEKHHDLALFHIKYLEKNWVVKKEPLEVSLKFETAKQRYLLLLKNKSLYDRLKQHHIASYLGITPTQLSRIKKEINR, from the coding sequence ATGAACAATTCAGAATTTCTAAAGCAAATCAACACTTATTATCCACTATCCAAACAAACAACTGCTGCTTTGATCGAAATCTGCAGTGAGGAACATTTTCAAAAAAATGAACTTCTTCTGGAATCCGGAAGCATGGCCCGATATTATTATTTCATTAAATCCGGTTTGATAGGGTATTACACAACAGATGAAGAAGGAAATAACATCTATAAGATCTTTTTTGAGGAAAACAGTTTTGTAGCTTCCACTTCTGCCATTATTAAAAATGAGCCCAGTGATTTCAGCATCATCGCCCTTGAAGACTGTTCAGTCATTAAATATCCGACAAAAGCTTTTAGAGAATTACTGGAAAAGCATCATGACCTTGCTCTTTTTCATATCAAATATCTGGAAAAAAACTGGGTGGTAAAAAAGGAACCCCTTGAGGTTTCCTTGAAATTTGAAACCGCAAAACAACGGTATTTGTTACTCCTTAAAAATAAATCCCTGTATGATAGACTGAAACAACATCATATTGCCTCCTATTTAGGAATTACTCCTACTCAATTAAGCCGTATAAAGAAGGAAATCAACAGATAA
- a CDS encoding 3-oxoacyl-[acyl-carrier-protein] synthase III C-terminal domain-containing protein has translation MKLSYTYFYHPEHAETNEFVIEQFEQQNVSMQKIQNVLGRGNRFIVTEGSEETTLSMGINAAKEVLRESNTSILDIDIIVFVTSTSEHLIPCDAIKIHQALQGKPNTLCYDINVNCIGAFVALDQITKYLSLTDTAHKALIICSEKFSVILDSENPVTAFCFSDSSFAFIVEKDESSSGLMDVLYHTDSSICNTVLFPPKGYSCYNSNDVMLWDKSFDGSGSVNFALNDMNGFLERNQVSIEQIDLFLFSQFSLKNINIICEHFNLPPEKVPFYSREVGYTGSSSPFLALHQYQKNVRKLQQGEYILLWTLGTGYQAGLMLWKY, from the coding sequence ATGAAATTAAGTTACACTTATTTTTATCATCCGGAACATGCGGAAACCAATGAATTTGTTATTGAACAATTTGAACAGCAAAATGTATCTATGCAAAAGATCCAGAATGTATTAGGACGAGGCAATCGTTTTATTGTAACTGAAGGTTCTGAAGAGACAACACTGTCTATGGGAATAAATGCAGCAAAAGAAGTACTCAGAGAAAGCAATACTTCCATTCTGGATATCGATATTATTGTATTTGTAACCAGTACTTCAGAACATCTCATCCCTTGTGATGCAATCAAAATTCATCAGGCATTACAAGGAAAGCCGAATACACTATGTTATGACATTAATGTCAATTGTATTGGTGCTTTTGTTGCCTTAGACCAAATTACAAAATATCTATCGTTAACCGATACTGCCCACAAAGCATTGATAATATGTTCTGAAAAATTTTCTGTTATATTAGATTCCGAGAATCCTGTAACAGCATTTTGTTTTTCGGATTCATCTTTTGCTTTTATTGTAGAAAAAGATGAATCCAGTTCAGGATTAATGGATGTTCTTTACCATACAGACAGTAGTATCTGTAATACAGTTTTGTTTCCACCTAAAGGATATTCCTGTTATAATTCCAACGATGTGATGTTATGGGACAAAAGTTTTGATGGAAGTGGCAGTGTCAATTTTGCATTGAATGATATGAATGGCTTTTTAGAACGCAATCAAGTAAGCATTGAACAAATCGACCTGTTTTTATTTTCTCAATTTTCATTAAAAAATATCAATATTATTTGTGAACATTTTAATTTACCTCCGGAAAAGGTTCCGTTCTACTCAAGAGAAGTAGGATATACCGGTTCTTCAAGTCCTTTTCTTGCCTTGCATCAATATCAAAAAAATGTAAGAAAACTCCAGCAAGGAGAATATATTTTATTATGGACATTAGGAACAGGCTATCAGGCAGGATTAATGCTATGGAAATACTAA
- a CDS encoding alpha/beta hydrolase produces the protein MKKLISVVVLTAFTQFSAQKIIHQEVFSPKMNKKIKTIIITPNVQPNTTYPSVYILHGFSGNPDRIIKEDIPDIVKKAQEYKTIYVLPDGNYSSWYVDSPIIKDSQYQTFIGKELVDFIDKNYPVKAEKKFRGILGWSMGGYGATNIGITYNKTFGIVGSSCGALDFSAFGEGYNKYMVNKVLGPLESINSAFLTDSKIRLMAAADQRYIFDCGTEDIQMIGQNRKFHTKLTEQKIQHLYTESLGAHDTQYWSRSLSEQLTLFDKYLK, from the coding sequence ATGAAAAAGTTAATCAGCGTTGTTGTTCTTACTGCCTTTACGCAGTTTTCGGCACAAAAGATCATTCATCAGGAAGTTTTCAGTCCTAAGATGAATAAAAAGATCAAAACCATCATCATCACTCCAAACGTACAACCCAATACAACGTATCCATCTGTATACATTCTTCACGGTTTCAGTGGTAATCCAGACAGAATAATAAAGGAAGATATTCCAGATATCGTTAAGAAAGCTCAAGAATATAAAACCATTTATGTGCTGCCAGACGGAAACTACAGTTCCTGGTATGTAGATAGTCCGATTATTAAAGATTCCCAATATCAAACCTTTATCGGAAAAGAATTGGTTGATTTTATTGATAAAAATTATCCGGTAAAAGCTGAAAAGAAATTCCGAGGAATTTTAGGATGGAGTATGGGTGGCTATGGTGCTACAAATATTGGGATTACCTATAACAAAACCTTTGGGATTGTAGGAAGTTCATGTGGAGCTTTAGATTTTAGTGCTTTCGGAGAAGGCTATAATAAATATATGGTCAATAAGGTACTAGGACCATTAGAATCTATAAATTCTGCTTTTCTAACAGACAGTAAGATCAGATTAATGGCTGCAGCTGATCAACGTTATATTTTTGATTGTGGAACGGAAGATATTCAGATGATCGGACAAAACAGAAAATTCCATACAAAACTTACTGAACAAAAAATACAGCATTTGTACACAGAATCCTTAGGTGCCCATGATACTCAATATTGGAGCCGTTCACTTTCTGAACAACTTACTTTATTCGACAAATATTTAAAATAA
- a CDS encoding TonB-dependent receptor, whose amino-acid sequence MKTFKTLILLFTLILCPAFLLAQQSERVHGKILLSEQTPVKNAILRLVNTPYQAKTNNQGEFYFDNVTPGEYTLQVVLNDIELMRKQISIEKDVYEIPTIHTPAQNNEIEGITIYAFSRNKFLNKDSTSISKMPLKNLENPQAYTSLNQQILKEQLTYDVSEVMKNVPGMVKMQGSPGRGSGDGSFYYSLRGFPTKISMVDGVPANTNGEIDPSDIERIEVIKGPSGTLYGGAVTSFGGLINLVTKKPKDYFGGEISYLLGSYNLNRATVDVYGPVTDSRKTLFRLNAAYQYQNGFRDSEFRKSFFVSPSLSYQVNDKLKFSLGAQIYNYEGTNTPIIFLARGREYKAHTPDELGFDWKRSYSNNDMTLKAPSTNVKAEVNYKISDNWSSQTLISRNYRKTEGLYQYQFIRGKNNDTQLERNVQWQNSEATSTSVQQNFNGQFNIGKIKNKVLIGLDYLNQSLNNNHSPIIKYDTINGQNPGAKYGFISRDLALQKIQASKAALTRTTTSSNVYGAYLSDALYITDRLITLLSLRVDHYESKGQLDLNKNTRSGDFTQTALSPKVGVVYQIFKDRLSVYGNYMNGFSYTPPVNQELADYTGVMKPQKANQWEVGFKGNLWKNRLNFTVGYYDIQVDNIQRVIEVIRNGKSFGATIQDGEQRSKGIEVEVIANPIQGLNIITGYAYNDSKFVKAEATVDGRRPGSAGPANVFNSWISYTLQSGSLQGLGLGFGVNRVGHQLSENKTDTGKFTFPAYTLVNASLSLEKERYRIGFKMNNLGNVQYYAGQGVIVAQMPRNFVAEVSLKF is encoded by the coding sequence ATGAAAACATTTAAAACCCTTATATTACTTTTTACTCTTATCCTGTGTCCTGCCTTTCTTCTGGCACAGCAAAGCGAACGTGTTCATGGGAAAATCTTACTTTCGGAGCAAACTCCTGTAAAAAATGCCATTCTAAGGCTTGTCAATACACCCTATCAGGCCAAAACCAATAACCAGGGAGAATTTTACTTTGATAATGTCACTCCAGGCGAATATACACTTCAGGTTGTTTTAAATGATATCGAACTCATGCGGAAACAGATCAGTATTGAAAAAGATGTCTATGAGATTCCGACGATTCACACTCCTGCACAGAATAATGAGATTGAAGGAATTACGATCTATGCATTCAGCAGAAACAAATTTCTGAATAAAGACAGTACCTCCATCTCAAAAATGCCTTTGAAAAATCTGGAGAATCCACAAGCCTATACAAGTCTCAATCAACAAATCCTAAAGGAGCAGCTTACTTACGATGTCTCTGAAGTTATGAAAAACGTTCCCGGTATGGTAAAAATGCAGGGAAGTCCGGGCAGAGGTTCAGGAGATGGAAGTTTCTACTATAGCCTTAGAGGTTTCCCAACAAAAATATCAATGGTAGACGGAGTTCCTGCCAATACCAACGGAGAAATTGATCCTTCAGATATTGAACGCATTGAAGTGATCAAAGGTCCATCGGGAACTTTATATGGAGGGGCAGTCACTTCTTTTGGAGGGCTTATTAATCTTGTAACGAAAAAGCCTAAAGATTACTTTGGCGGTGAAATTTCCTATTTGTTAGGAAGTTATAATCTAAACAGGGCAACCGTTGATGTTTATGGACCTGTTACAGATTCCAGAAAGACATTATTCCGTTTGAATGCTGCTTATCAGTATCAAAATGGGTTCAGGGATTCGGAGTTCAGAAAGTCTTTCTTTGTTTCACCCTCATTAAGCTATCAGGTAAATGATAAGCTGAAATTTAGCCTTGGGGCTCAGATTTACAATTATGAAGGAACAAATACCCCCATCATTTTCCTGGCAAGAGGAAGGGAATACAAAGCCCATACTCCTGATGAATTGGGCTTTGACTGGAAAAGGTCATATTCTAATAATGATATGACTTTAAAAGCACCCTCTACGAATGTAAAGGCTGAGGTTAATTATAAAATTTCAGACAATTGGAGTTCACAGACTCTCATTTCGCGAAATTACAGAAAAACAGAAGGCTTATATCAATATCAGTTTATCAGAGGGAAAAATAATGATACACAACTAGAACGTAATGTACAATGGCAGAACTCTGAAGCAACATCTACAAGTGTTCAGCAGAATTTCAACGGGCAATTCAACATTGGGAAAATAAAAAATAAGGTTCTTATTGGTTTAGATTATCTAAATCAATCTCTGAACAATAACCATTCACCCATCATTAAATATGACACCATTAATGGGCAAAATCCCGGAGCGAAGTATGGCTTTATCTCCAGAGATCTTGCTTTACAGAAAATACAGGCTTCAAAAGCTGCTCTGACCAGAACTACAACCTCAAGCAATGTCTATGGAGCCTATCTTTCTGATGCTCTCTATATTACAGACAGATTAATTACGTTATTGAGTTTACGTGTGGATCATTATGAAAGCAAAGGACAGCTGGATCTGAATAAAAATACCCGTTCCGGAGATTTCACACAAACAGCATTATCACCTAAGGTAGGAGTTGTTTACCAAATCTTTAAGGATCGTTTATCAGTATATGGAAACTATATGAATGGTTTCAGCTATACACCTCCGGTTAACCAGGAGCTTGCCGATTATACTGGAGTGATGAAACCCCAAAAGGCCAATCAATGGGAAGTAGGATTCAAAGGGAATCTTTGGAAAAACCGTTTAAATTTTACGGTAGGATATTATGATATACAGGTTGATAATATTCAGAGAGTGATTGAGGTCATCAGAAATGGAAAAAGCTTTGGTGCTACCATTCAGGATGGAGAGCAAAGAAGTAAAGGAATCGAAGTAGAGGTCATTGCCAATCCTATTCAGGGGCTTAATATCATAACCGGATATGCATATAATGACAGCAAGTTCGTTAAAGCTGAAGCAACAGTAGACGGAAGACGTCCAGGTTCCGCAGGACCAGCCAATGTGTTTAATTCATGGATAAGTTATACTCTTCAATCCGGTAGTTTACAAGGGCTTGGGTTAGGTTTTGGAGTTAATCGTGTAGGGCATCAGCTCAGCGAAAATAAAACAGACACAGGGAAATTCACTTTCCCAGCTTATACGCTTGTGAATGCATCACTTTCTCTTGAGAAGGAAAGATATAGAATAGGGTTTAAAATGAATAATCTGGGGAATGTTCAGTATTATGCAGGACAAGGAGTAATCGTTGCCCAAATGCCTCGGAATTTTGTTGCAGAGGTGAGTCTTAAATTTTAA
- a CDS encoding PepSY-associated TM helix domain-containing protein: MKLTLRKATLQLHLWLGLISGLIVVIMAATGCILAFEEELKHIVYPDRHVVKTIGNKKLSLSELSLQAEKALPDGLTIKRVQISSDPTRTYVFRTLKMDNDALTYWGTYLYYYRVYIDPYTGRVHEVEDARHDFFEIVLDLHRRLLLGEKIGKTITGYSTLMLVIVLFSGLIIWYPKKMSKKMLKGMLTIKTSASWKRVNYDLHNVLGFYVVIPLVLISYSAIIWNFENIDKWVKDALNGNAITEQKAKSSIPSEEFTDREIILNSIGKKVEKDLINKKSALINFPRTDEGTYYAELTYGNKQYQNEQYNFDQYSGKILKHQLYKDEKIGYGTALRERNYDLHTGSIFGITGRIMYLLAGIIATSLPITGIIIYLNRKKKKPKKKFQINNQ, translated from the coding sequence ATGAAGCTTACCCTTAGAAAAGCTACCCTTCAATTACACCTATGGCTCGGATTAATATCCGGGCTTATAGTTGTGATTATGGCAGCTACGGGATGTATTCTTGCATTTGAAGAAGAATTAAAACATATCGTATATCCTGACAGACATGTTGTAAAAACCATAGGAAACAAAAAACTATCCCTTTCTGAACTTTCCTTACAAGCTGAAAAAGCACTTCCTGACGGACTTACAATCAAAAGAGTTCAAATCTCTTCTGACCCAACCCGGACTTATGTATTCCGAACTCTTAAAATGGACAATGATGCCCTAACGTATTGGGGAACTTATCTTTATTATTACCGGGTTTATATTGATCCCTATACCGGAAGAGTTCATGAAGTGGAAGATGCCAGACATGATTTTTTTGAAATCGTTCTGGATCTCCACAGAAGGCTATTATTGGGAGAGAAAATAGGAAAAACTATTACAGGATATTCTACACTCATGTTGGTTATTGTTCTTTTTTCGGGACTTATCATATGGTATCCCAAAAAGATGAGTAAAAAGATGTTGAAAGGAATGTTGACCATCAAAACTTCAGCCAGCTGGAAAAGAGTTAATTATGATCTTCATAATGTCTTAGGATTTTATGTTGTAATTCCTTTGGTACTCATCTCTTATTCTGCCATCATCTGGAATTTTGAAAACATAGATAAATGGGTGAAAGATGCTTTAAATGGAAACGCTATTACTGAACAAAAAGCAAAGAGTAGTATTCCTTCAGAGGAATTTACAGACCGTGAAATTATTTTGAACAGCATTGGTAAAAAAGTTGAAAAGGATCTGATTAATAAAAAATCAGCGCTTATTAATTTTCCAAGAACAGATGAAGGTACCTATTATGCAGAACTAACCTATGGAAATAAACAATACCAAAATGAACAATATAATTTTGACCAGTATTCCGGGAAAATCTTAAAACATCAACTATATAAAGATGAAAAAATAGGGTATGGTACTGCCTTAAGGGAAAGAAATTATGATCTGCACACCGGAAGTATCTTCGGAATCACCGGGCGAATCATGTATCTTTTAGCCGGCATTATTGCTACATCACTTCCTATTACGGGAATTATCATTTATTTAAACCGAAAAAAGAAGAAACCAAAGAAAAAATTTCAGATCAACAACCAATAA
- a CDS encoding aminotransferase-like domain-containing protein → MDSPVKIPYESFIKIDRKSETSIYLQIANQLVNAIQRGFLPFGTKLPGTRAFSEILDVHRNTVVAVYDELSAQGWVESFPNKGTFVIGKDQEKPVKVKDFEDNSLQNYPQLTGFTFKTSNILDNPFEHSDCEYVFNDGVPDIRLTQIGQHSRYYSSILKRKSSQKGLGHYNHDGSEFFKEHLSRYLNLSRGLPISKNNLLITRSTEMSIYIVSEILLSPDDTVLVGDLSYFSVNMIFQKAGVNIVTLPIDEDGIIVESVREACQKKKIRMLYLTPHHHYPTTVALSAQRRLELLDLANEYGFVILEDDYDYEFHYDKSPILPLASADTNGMVIYIGSFGKSLAPGFRTGFIVAPENLMVEMRKHLGIIDRQGDILMERTLGEMIEEGEINRYLKKSLKVYQERRDYFSVLLQENLGDVIAFEKPSGGLAIWMEWNIPINLMQLSRKCAQDNLFIPKTLLYQNKNLTAMRLGFGDLSFEEMDKSIEILSQNILHFR, encoded by the coding sequence ATGGATAGTCCGGTTAAGATTCCTTATGAAAGTTTTATTAAAATAGATAGAAAATCAGAGACTTCTATCTATTTACAAATAGCTAATCAATTGGTGAATGCGATTCAAAGAGGTTTTTTGCCTTTTGGTACAAAACTTCCCGGAACGAGAGCTTTTAGTGAAATACTGGATGTGCATCGAAATACAGTCGTGGCAGTATATGATGAACTGTCTGCACAAGGCTGGGTGGAAAGTTTTCCTAACAAAGGAACTTTTGTCATCGGAAAAGACCAGGAAAAACCCGTTAAAGTAAAAGATTTTGAGGATAATAGTCTTCAGAACTATCCCCAATTGACAGGCTTTACTTTTAAGACTTCCAATATTCTGGATAACCCTTTTGAACATTCGGATTGTGAATATGTCTTTAATGATGGGGTTCCGGATATCAGACTTACCCAAATCGGGCAACATTCGCGATATTATAGTTCTATTCTTAAGAGAAAGTCTAGCCAAAAAGGACTTGGACATTATAATCATGATGGAAGTGAATTTTTTAAAGAGCATTTGTCAAGGTATCTCAACTTATCCCGTGGATTACCCATTTCTAAGAACAACCTTCTGATTACCCGAAGTACGGAAATGAGTATTTATATTGTTTCCGAAATTCTTTTGTCTCCAGATGATACCGTTCTTGTTGGAGATTTGAGCTATTTTTCTGTGAATATGATTTTCCAAAAAGCAGGGGTAAATATTGTTACACTTCCGATTGATGAAGATGGAATTATCGTAGAAAGTGTAAGGGAAGCTTGTCAGAAGAAGAAAATAAGGATGCTGTATCTTACTCCACACCATCACTATCCTACTACTGTAGCTTTAAGTGCACAACGAAGGCTGGAACTGCTGGACTTAGCGAATGAATATGGATTTGTTATTCTCGAAGACGACTATGATTATGAATTTCATTATGATAAAAGTCCAATCTTACCGTTGGCAAGTGCTGATACAAACGGAATGGTGATCTATATAGGATCTTTCGGGAAATCATTGGCGCCGGGATTCAGAACCGGATTTATTGTAGCTCCTGAAAATCTGATGGTGGAAATGCGGAAACACCTTGGAATTATAGACCGTCAGGGTGATATTCTGATGGAAAGAACACTGGGCGAAATGATTGAAGAAGGAGAAATCAACCGTTATCTGAAAAAATCCTTAAAAGTTTATCAGGAAAGGCGGGATTATTTCAGTGTTTTGCTCCAAGAAAACCTTGGTGATGTGATTGCTTTTGAAAAACCTTCCGGAGGTCTTGCCATCTGGATGGAATGGAATATTCCGATTAATCTGATGCAACTGAGTCGGAAATGTGCTCAGGATAATCTTTTTATTCCTAAAACCCTGCTTTATCAGAATAAAAATCTTACCGCGATGAGGCTGGGCTTTGGAGATCTGAGTTTTGAGGAGATGGATAAAAGTATAGAGATCCTTTCCCAGAATATCCTCCATTTTAGATAA
- a CDS encoding aminotransferase class I/II-fold pyridoxal phosphate-dependent enzyme gives MLKNINRFQEELYKREQNGTLRTLKPKAEGIDFYSNDYLGLAKNKELQKIILEKINECPQLLSGSTGSRLISGNSGITDFTERFIAEKHQFPSALLFPSGYNANLALFSTLPNRHDMIIVDEQIHRSVHDACKMSNVRKLKFRHNDPEHLESILKKQEGHCYIAIESLYSMEGDIAPIKEIAALAKKYEAGLIVDEAHAFGVFGYGLVERYGLKDQVTANVITYGKALGAHGAAILCNDTLKSYLVNFASPFIYTTSAQDFQWMRIKTGYDFLENNQQLSIRLQENIKTFRSQGLASPSSVISPVQAIIIPDNQKLKSLQKELSDEGFLTYAIYSPTVKEGSERLRICLHSFNTEEEIIKLTGIIKDFM, from the coding sequence ATGCTTAAAAACATCAATCGCTTTCAGGAGGAACTCTACAAAAGAGAACAGAACGGAACATTAAGAACTTTAAAGCCAAAAGCTGAAGGGATTGATTTCTACTCTAACGATTATTTGGGATTAGCAAAAAATAAGGAACTCCAAAAGATAATATTGGAGAAAATCAATGAATGTCCTCAATTGCTTTCAGGAAGTACAGGCTCCAGATTGATTAGCGGAAACAGCGGAATAACAGATTTTACAGAGCGTTTTATCGCTGAAAAACATCAGTTTCCTTCTGCATTGCTTTTTCCTTCCGGTTATAATGCCAATTTAGCGTTGTTTTCAACGCTTCCCAACCGTCATGATATGATTATTGTGGATGAACAGATTCATCGTTCCGTACATGACGCTTGTAAAATGTCAAATGTCCGAAAATTAAAATTCAGGCATAATGATCCGGAACACCTGGAAAGCATTTTAAAAAAACAGGAAGGACATTGTTATATCGCTATTGAAAGCCTTTACTCCATGGAAGGAGATATTGCCCCAATCAAAGAGATCGCTGCACTGGCAAAGAAATATGAAGCCGGTTTAATCGTTGATGAAGCTCATGCTTTTGGAGTTTTTGGATATGGATTGGTAGAAAGATATGGCTTAAAGGATCAGGTTACAGCCAATGTAATCACTTATGGCAAAGCATTGGGTGCTCATGGTGCTGCCATCCTTTGCAATGACACTTTAAAGTCTTATCTGGTTAATTTTGCATCTCCTTTTATTTATACTACTTCCGCACAGGACTTCCAATGGATGAGGATCAAAACAGGATATGATTTTTTAGAAAATAATCAACAGTTATCCATACGCCTTCAGGAAAATATAAAAACATTCCGGAGCCAGGGATTAGCATCTCCATCTTCTGTAATAAGTCCGGTTCAGGCCATTATCATTCCCGATAATCAGAAACTAAAGTCTTTACAGAAAGAACTATCAGATGAAGGATTCTTAACCTATGCCATATACAGCCCAACGGTAAAAGAAGGAAGTGAAAGACTCCGGATCTGTCTCCACAGCTTCAATACAGAAGAGGAGATCATCAAACTCACAGGAATTATCAAAGATTTCATGTAA
- the bioD gene encoding dethiobiotin synthase has product MKLFITGIGTEIGKTVCSAILVQYFKADYWKPIQSGDLHYSDSHKIEIWTDHTFCHPETYRLQLAASPHQSAREENIQINLDTFQLPETQNSLIVEGAGGLMVPLSDDTFMIDLIEKLKLPAALVVRNYLGCINHTLLSIIALKQRNIPLEYLVFNGDFPEDTERVISNFITEETKIIKIPEIESTDKEHITTTAKQLKITKL; this is encoded by the coding sequence ATGAAACTATTTATAACAGGAATAGGAACCGAAATTGGAAAAACCGTCTGTTCCGCCATTTTAGTGCAATATTTCAAAGCTGATTACTGGAAGCCCATACAATCAGGAGATCTGCATTATTCAGACAGTCATAAAATTGAAATCTGGACAGACCATACATTCTGCCATCCTGAAACGTACCGCCTCCAATTGGCTGCTTCTCCACACCAATCCGCAAGAGAAGAAAACATACAAATCAATCTTGATACGTTCCAATTGCCGGAAACTCAAAATTCTTTAATCGTAGAAGGAGCAGGAGGACTTATGGTTCCGCTTTCAGATGATACTTTTATGATTGATCTGATTGAAAAGTTAAAACTTCCCGCTGCATTGGTTGTGAGAAACTATTTAGGTTGTATCAATCATACCTTACTATCAATAATAGCCCTAAAGCAAAGAAATATCCCACTGGAATACCTGGTTTTCAACGGAGATTTCCCAGAAGATACAGAAAGAGTAATCTCTAATTTCATCACAGAAGAAACAAAAATTATCAAAATTCCTGAAATCGAAAGTACGGATAAGGAACATATCACAACAACTGCAAAACAATTAAAAATAACAAAACTATGA
- the bioB gene encoding biotin synthase BioB, which yields MIMDRTKIRNNWTKEEIEEIYHLPLMELIYKAATVHREWHDPSEVQISTLLSIKTGGCPEDCSYCGQAARYHTNIKVQALLPTETVIAHAQKAKDSGSSRFCMAAAWREVRNNRDFDRVIDMVKGVNELGLEVCCTLGMLTEEQAIRLQEAGLYAYNHNLDTSEQYYEEIISTRTFDNRINTINNVRKAGITVCSGGIIGLGETHRDRISMLLTLATMPKHPESVPINALARVEGTPLEDNEKVDTWEMVRMIATARIVMPSSMVRLSAGRIEMTETEQAWCFMAGANSIFTGERETLLVTPNPGVSEDMQMLETLGLKPMMKKETCC from the coding sequence ATGATAATGGATAGAACAAAAATCAGAAACAACTGGACCAAAGAAGAAATAGAAGAAATTTATCATTTACCGCTTATGGAACTTATTTATAAAGCGGCAACCGTACACCGTGAATGGCATGATCCATCCGAAGTACAGATCTCCACTTTATTATCAATCAAAACCGGAGGCTGTCCCGAAGATTGTTCATACTGTGGACAAGCAGCGCGTTATCATACGAATATCAAAGTACAAGCTTTGTTACCTACTGAAACGGTAATTGCTCATGCTCAAAAAGCAAAAGACAGCGGCTCATCCCGTTTCTGTATGGCTGCTGCATGGCGTGAGGTACGTAACAACCGTGATTTTGACAGGGTTATCGATATGGTAAAAGGAGTAAATGAACTTGGCCTGGAGGTATGCTGTACACTGGGAATGCTGACTGAAGAACAGGCTATAAGGCTTCAGGAAGCAGGATTATATGCATACAACCACAATCTTGATACTTCTGAGCAGTATTATGAAGAAATCATTTCCACCAGAACATTTGATAATAGAATCAATACGATCAATAATGTTCGAAAAGCGGGAATCACGGTATGTTCAGGAGGAATCATCGGACTTGGAGAAACACACAGAGATAGAATTTCCATGTTACTCACTTTAGCGACAATGCCTAAACATCCGGAATCAGTTCCTATCAATGCATTGGCTAGAGTAGAAGGAACTCCGTTGGAAGATAACGAGAAAGTGGATACCTGGGAAATGGTAAGAATGATTGCTACCGCAAGGATTGTAATGCCTTCTTCTATGGTAAGGTTGAGCGCAGGACGTATAGAGATGACCGAAACAGAACAGGCATGGTGCTTCATGGCAGGTGCAAACTCTATCTTCACAGGAGAAAGAGAAACATTACTGGTAACTCCTAATCCCGGAGTTTCTGAAGACATGCAAATGCTGGAAACCCTTGGGTTAAAACCAATGATGAAAAAAGAAACCTGCTGTTAA